In a genomic window of Quercus lobata isolate SW786 chromosome 4, ValleyOak3.0 Primary Assembly, whole genome shotgun sequence:
- the LOC115986082 gene encoding zinc finger MYM-type protein 1-like — MAMTVTDLIDHTTCSLKPDLIMIEDMMHFMQVVFTTQWSLHQNQIIHEGKEASPIEALLTSKHLICRKGSTSNSSEVNVELPTTNVAIPIPENVDVPIPENADVPISQTQFQRIDLDSLDYDPGTRKQIWEYHVNQRDEIRRAYIKKGPHQPPLETFKKSGKQNRSFQASWYRNNSKWLEYSPTTDAAYCLPCFVFHNPNVVVGQNTFIVGGFRNWKKVGGKDCSFQVHIGKDPNSAHRVAEQMCKDLMNQLQHLQRVVDHFTTEQIANNRLQLKATIFIVRYLAFQAIAFRGRDESFSSLNRGNFHESLGIVTFWNEKVAEIIEKAPKNATYTSPRIQKEILHVFSAKVKKAIRKEIGDAKFCIMVDEARDESKKEQMTVVFRYVDAEGFVKERFFGLIHVVDTATLTLKKGIYSLLSQYCLDIQNIRGQGYDGASNMRGMWNGLQALILNDCPYAYYIHCFAHRLQLALVKASKQGVPISHFFLTLLFLIKIVSASCKRNEQLKVANANEIARLIDLEELETGSGLNQIGTLQRPGETRWSSHFRSVSSLLRMLSSTVEVLQNIIDGAIDGENRAEGESAYEDSQLQELNYRFNEDAMELLRLSPALEPREALKSFRISDLCLLVKNFYPQDFTDYDKQVLEKELYHFEHNVVQDPEFKKLKSLSELSQWI, encoded by the exons ATGGCCATGACAGTAACTGATCTCATTGATCATACCACTTGCTCATTGAAACCAGACTTG ATAATGATTGAGGACATGATGCACTTCATGCAAGTGGTCTTTACAACTCAGTGGAGCCTCCACCAAAACCAAATAATCCATGAAGGGAAAGAGGCAAGCCCAATTGAAGCCTTACTAACCTCAAAACATTTGATATGCAG aaaaggttcaacttcaaattcttccGAAGTCAACGTGGAATTGCCAACAACTAATGTTGCTATTCCAATTCCGGAAAATGTGGATGTTCCAATTCCGGAAAATGCGGATGTTCCAATCtctcaaacacaatttcaaagaatTGACCTTGATTCTTTGGATTATGATCCCGGAACACGCAAACAAATATGGGAATATCATGTTAATCAACGTGATGAAATTCGACGGGCTTACATTAAAAAAGGTCCGCACCAACCTCCTCTAGAGACATTcaaaaaaagtggaaagcaGAATCGTAgctttcaagcttcttggtatagaaataattcaaaatggCTTGAATATTCTCCTACAACAGATGCAGCTTATTGTCTACCCTGCTTTGTCTTTCATAATCCAAATGTGGTTGTGGGACAAAATACATTTATTGTTGGTGGatttagaaattggaaaaagGTTGGGGGCAAAGATTGTTCTTTTCAAGTTCATATAGGAAAAGATCCTAACTCAGCTCATAGAGTTGCTGAGCAAATGTGTAAGGATTTGATGAACCAATTGCAGCATTTGCAAAGGGTAGTTGATCATTTCACTACTgaacaaattgcaaataatcGGTTGCAATTGAAGGCCACAATTTTTATTGTGCGATATCTTGCCTTTCAAGCTATAGCTTTTAGAGGTCGAGATGAAAGTTTTAGTTCATTAAATCGTGGGAACTTTCATGAATCATTGGGTATTGTGACTTTTTGGAATGAGAAGGTTgctgaaataatagaaaaagctcCAAAAAATGCAACCTACACATCACCTAGGATTCAAAAGGAAATTCTACATGTTTTCTCAGCCAAAGTGAAGAAGGCCATTCGGAAAGAAATTGGTGATGCAAAGTTTTGCATAATGGTTGATGAAGCTCGTGATGAGTCCAAGAAAGAGCAAATGACTGTGGTGTTTAGATATGTTGATGCAGAAGGCTTTGTGAAAGAAcgcttttttgggcttattcatGTTGTTGACACTGCAACTTTGACTCTAAAGAAGGGGATATATTCTTTGTTATCTCAATATTGCttagatatacaaaatattcgaGGGCAAGGATATGATGGAGCAAGCAACATGCGAGGTATGTGGAATGGATTacaagctttgattttgaatgattgcCCATATGCTTACTATATCCATTGTTTTGCACATCGCTTACAATTGGCATTAGTAAAAGCATCAAAACAAGGTGTTCCcattagtcatttttttcttacattgcTTTTTCTGATCAAAATTGTTAGTGCTTCATGCAAGCGCAATGAGCAATTGAAAGTTGCTAATGCTAATGAAATAGCACGTTTGATTGATCTTGAAGAGCTTGAGACTGGAAGTGGACTTAATCAAATTGGCACTTTACAACGACCTGGAGAAACACGTTGGAGTTCACATTTTAGATCAGTTTCTAGCTTATTAAGGATGCTTAGTTCAACTgttgaagttttacaaaatataattgatggTGCAATTGATGGAGAAAATCGGGCAGAAGGAGAGTCAGCTTATGAAG ATTCTCAACTACAGGAACTAAATTATCGGTTTAATGAAGATGCAATGGAGTTGCTTAGGCTTAGCCCAGCTTTAGAACCTCGAGAGGCATTAAAATCTTTCAGAATTAGTGATCTTTGTTTGTTGGTAAAGAATTTCTATCCACAGGATTTCACAGATTATGACAAACAAGTGTTGGAGAAGGAGCTTTATCATTTTGAGCATAATGTAGTCCAAGATCCagagttcaaaaaattgaaaagtttatctGAGTTGTCTCAATG GATATAG